The region TGCGAGGATCACCGACTACATCGAGAAGTGCCGCCATCATCAGATCCCCTGCGACAGCTTCCATTTCGGCTCGGGCTATACCTCCATCGGCCATCGCCGCTATGCCTTCAATTGGAACCGCGACAAGTTTCCCGATCCGGCAGGCACCATGCGCCGGCTGAAGGAAGCCGGCATGCAGCCGGTCACCAATCTCAAGCCTTGCCTCCTGGACGATCATCCTCGGCTGAACGAGGCGATGGAGCAGGGGATCCTCGTCAAGGACGGCGCGACGGAGCAGCCGGCCGTGGCTCAGTTCTGGGACGGCCTGGGCTTCCACGTCGACTTCACCAATCCCAATGGCCGCACCTGGTGGCGGAACGGCATTCAATCCGCCCTCCTGGATTATGGTGTCGTCACGATCTGGAACGACAACAACGAATACGAGATCTGGGACGAGGATGCAGTGTGCAACGGCGACGGGCGCCCGTTCCCGCAGGTTTTGGCGCGGGCCGCGCAGCCGCTTCTCATGACGAAGCTGTCCTACGAGGCGCAGGCGGCCCATACGCCAGGAAAGCGACCCTATGCCATCACGCGCGGGGGAGCGGCGGGCCTGTGGCGCTATGCGCAGACATGGTCCGGCGACAACGAGACCGCCTGGAAGACTCTTCGGTTCAATCTGACTCAAGGGCTCAACATGAGCCTGTCCGGCATGTTCAACATCGGGCATGACGTGGGCGGGTTCCACGGGCCCAGCCCGAATGCTGAGCTGTTCTGCCGCTTCGTCGAGTTCTGCGCGCTCTGGCCACGCATGGTCATGAATTCCTGGAAGGACGACGGCATCGTCAACCTTCCCTGGATGCACGAGAGCGTCATTCCGCAGGTTCGGGACGTGATCAAGCTGCGCTATCGGCTGATGCCCTATCTCTACACCCAGATGTGGCGTGCCTCACGCGAGAACGAGCCGGTCGTGCGCCCGCTGTTCTACTCCTTCCCTGAAGATCGTTCGGCTCTCGATGTGCAGGACAGCTTCATGATGGGACCGGATATTCTGGTAGCGCCCGTTCTCGAGGAGGGGGCCCAGGACCGACAGGTTTATCTGCCGGAACATGCGGGCGGCTGGTTCGACTTCCACGACGGCCGCCACTTCGAGGGCGGGCAGATCATTACGGTCCAGGCTCCTCTCGGGCGCCTGCCTGTTTTCGTGCGCTGTGGCGCCATCATCCCTGTGACGCGGCAGATCGACGGGATCAAACCGAGCACCGATACGCAGCGCGAGTTGATCGTCTTCGGGGCTCCGCAGGACGTCACCCACGCGGATCTCTATGAGGATGATGGCGATACATCGGACTGGCAGGGTAAAGGCCGGTTGGAGCTTCGCTTCCAGCTCCAGAGAAGCGGTCGGGATTTCGTGATGTCTCTCGACACGAGCGGTGCCTACCGGCCAGCTTTCGACACGGTCTCGATTCATCCTGTCGGCATCGAAGGGCAGATCCGGATTGAAACGCCGGCGGGATCCATCAAAGTCGTGCAGGGTAAACCGGCCTTTCAGGACTGAGAGCGGGTCCTATCGGCTACCGAGCGACGAGAAAGGACATTACCCATGAGACAGGCTTGGCGACGGTTCGATCCTGACGATCCGATCTGTTCGAAATGACACGCCGATCCATCGGAGAGTTGCGGAGCCAGCGCTGGTTCGCCTCGGACGACATGCGCGGCTTCGCGCATCGCCAGCGCACGCAGCAGATGGGCCTGCGGCGGGAAGAGTTCCTCGGCAAGCCCGTCGTGGCCATCATCAATACTTGGAGTGACCTGAGCCCGTGTCATTCGCATCTACGTGACCGCGCCGAGGCCGTGAAGCGCGGTGTCTGGCAGGTGGGCGGCTACCCGGTGGAGCTGCCGGCGCTCTCGGTCGGCGAGGTGATGGTGAAGCCTACCACCATGCTCTACCGCAACTTTCTCGCCATGGAAGTGGAGGAGCTCCTGCGCTCGCATCCCATCGACGGGGCCGTTCTGCTGGGTGGTTGCGACAAGTCCACGCCCGGGCTTCTCATGGGAGCGATCAGCATGGACATCCCGGTCATCTATTGCCCGGCGGGTCCGATGTCCAACGGGCAGTGGCGCGGCCAGAAGACCGGCGCGGGAACTCACACCAAGAAGTATTGGGACGAACTCCGGGCCGGCAACATCACGCAAGACGACTGGGTCGATCTGGAAAGCCGGATGACCCGCTCCATCGGTACCTGTAACACCATGGGAACGGCTTCCACCATGACGTCCATCGTGGACGCCATGGGTCTCACGCTTCCCGGCGCGTCCTCGATCCCGGCCGCCGACAGCGGTCATCCGCGCATGGCTTCCCTCTGCGGCGAGCGCATCATCGAGATGATCTGGGAGGACTGGAAACCGTCGCGGTTTCTCGACGCGAGGAGCTTCCGCAACGGGCTCGTTACATACATGGCGCTGGGCGGCTCCACCAACGCCGCCGTGCACCTGATCGCGATGGCGCGCCGGGCCGGCGTCGACCTGACCCTCGACGACATGTCCGACATGGCCGGGAGGGTTCCGGTTTGCGCCAATCTCTTCCCGTCCGGCGCATACTTGATGGAGGATTTCTATTTCGCCGGCGGATTGCTCGCGCTGCTCAGGAAGCTGGAGAGCCATCTCGACCGGGAGGCCATGACGGTGAACGGCAGGACGCTCGGTGAGAACATCGCCGGGGCCGAGTGCTGGAACGACGATGTCATTCGCGGCGAGGACAATCCCGTCGTCCCGCTCTCGCGCGGCAAGACGCTGGCGCTCCTGCGGGGCAACCTCGCCCCGAACGGCGCCGTCATGAAGTCCTCGGCGGCGAATCCGAAATTCCTCAAACATGTCGGGCCGGCCCTCGTTTTCGACAGCCCCGCTGAGATGAACAAGGCGATCGACGATCCGGATCTCGACATCACGGAAGACACGGTTCTCGTGCTGCGCAATGCCGGCCCCGTCGGGGCGCCGGGCATGCCGGAATGGGGCAATCTGCCGATCCCGAAGAAGCTTCTTCGCCAAGGAGTGCGTGACATGGTGCGCATCTGCGATGGGCGCATGAGCGGCACCCATTACGGCACCTGCATCCTGCACGTTGCCCCGGAGGCGGCCGTGGGCGGCCCTCTGGGATTGCTCAGAACGGGCGACCTCGTCGAGCTCGACGTCGCAGCCGGTCGCCTCGACATGAAGGTCGATGGGGACGAGTTGGAGCGCCGCCGTGCTGAATGGAAGCCGACCGCGCACGTCTATGGCCGGTCCTTCGCGGCCCTCTACCAGCGCCATGTCTCGCAGGCCGACCAGGGCTGCGACTTCGATTTCCTCAGCGCGCCCGGCCCGGTGGTCGAGCCGTCCATCTTCTAGGGACCCGCCATGATCGACATTGAGAACCGCTTCAAGGGCTGGCTGAAGGGCGAGGGGCCACGCCCGCCGCTGGGCACTTGGCTCATGGCGGCGGCTCCCGCAAGCGCCGAGGCGATGGGCTACAGCGGCTTCGACTTCCTCGTCGTCGACATGGAGCATGTGCCGATCGAAGTGTCGGATCTCGCCCATATCCTGCGCGCCATCGGCTGCACGCCCGCCGATGCGGTGGTACGCCTCGCCTGGAACGACCAAGTGCTCGTGAAGCGCGTGCTCGATGCCGGGGCTCAGACGATCATGCTCCCGTTCGTTCAGACCGCCGAGGAGGCCCTGCAAGCGGTCTCGTTTGCGAAGTATCCCCCGGAGGGCGTTCGCGGCGTCGCCGCAGTGCATCGCGGGTCGCGGTTCGGCCGCGCCGTGGATTATCTCAAGCGTGCCAACGATCAGGTGGCTGTGATCGTCCAGCTGGAGACGCCGGAGGCCGTCGATCGGCTGCCGGACATCGCGGCCGTTCCTGGCATCGACGCTCTGTTCGTCGGGCCTGGCGATCTCGCGGCTACCCTGGGCCATATCGGCAATATCGCGCATCCCGAAGTTCAGGCGCTGATCGAGAAGGCTGCCAAGATGGCCCGTGCTGCGGGCAAGCCCGTTGGCATCGTTGGCCCCAACCCTGACATGGTGCGCCGCTTCATCGATTATGGCTACAGCTACGTCGCTGTGGCGTCCGACATCGCTATGATGACGAGCCGCGCCTCCGAGTGGCTGGGCGCCCTGCGCGATCAACCTGCACCTTCGGATGCTCCGACCGCAGCCTATTGAGATTGAATTTAAGTCCCCATGGCAATGGCATCCGATTATACAACCGTCCAGTACCATTCTCTCCAGGGCCGCTCCGTCGTCATCACGGGTGGTGCGTCGGGGATTGGCGAGGAGATGGTGAAAGCCTTCGTGTCGCAAGGTGCACGCGTATCGTTCATCGACATTGCGAAGGAACCGGGAGGGGCGCTGGCAAGTGCAACGGGCGCGACCTTCCAGGCGTGCGATGTCACCGACATCCCGGCGCTCCGCGAGGCGCTGGCCAGGATCGAAGGCGATCACGGCGGCATCGATGTTCTCGTCAACAATGCGGGCAAGGACGATCGGCACGATATGGCCGAGATCGAACCCGATTACTGGCGCCAGGCGCTTGCGCTCAATCTCGATCATCAGTTCTTCGCCACGCAGGCGGTCTCGAAAGGGATGGCGGCGCGAGGTTCCGGCTCCATCATCATGCTGGGGTCCATCTCGTGGATGCGGGGCCGTCCCGGCATGGTCGGGTACACGACTGCGAAGGCTGCGATCAATGGCATGACCCGGACCCTCGCCCGCGAGCTCGGGCCGTCCAACATCCGGGTCAACTGCATCGTCCCGGGTGCCATCCTCACGGAGCGCCAGAGACAGCTCTGGCTGACGCCCGAACTGAACCAGCAATTTCTCGATCTCCAGGCTTTGAAGTTCCGGCTCGACGGCAGCCATGTGGCGAAGATGGCTCTGTTCCTGGCCTCCGACGAGAGCATCGGCTGCACGGGGGCGAACTTCATCGTCGACGCAGGCCTGACCCAGAACTGAGAGTGTCCCATGCAGATTCTGACGACCGACGGCGGCTTCGATATCGTTCTCGATGGAAGGCTGATCCTGCGACATCGCATCGATGCGCCGTGTCTTTTCGTGGGGCACGGCGATGCACGGATGGACATGTATCGCGGCAACTTCGACATCGAGGACTATGTCGTCGAACGTACGCCGCTCGCCCATGCGGTCGTCGTCGGATCCGAGATCGGTTTCTCTGCGGCCTCGGGGCAGAAGACCCGTTTGAGCCTTCAGGTCTCGGGCGACGATCAGAACGGCGCCATCGCCTTCCGTTCGGAGGATGGTGCTCTCAACCGGATCTGGATCCGCATCGCGACGGAACAGGGCGAGCATGTCTGGGGCGGCGGCGAGCAGATGTCGTACTTCGACATGCGTGGTCGCCGCTTTCCTCTTTGGACATCGGAGCCAGGGGTCGGCCGCGACAAGACCATGGAAATCACCTTCAAGGCCGATGTTTCCGGCAAGTCGGGAGGCGACTACTGGAACACCAATTATCCGCAGCCGACCTATCTCTCGTCCCGACGCTATGCGCTGCATGTCGAGACGACAGCCTACTCGGCCTTCGACTTCCGCCGAGGGGACTTCCACGAGATCGAAGTTTGGGCCATCCCGGAGCGGATCGAATTCACGGCGCGGCCTTCCTTCGTATCGCTCGTCGAAGCCATGTCCGAGCGCTTCGGCCGCCAACCGCCGCTTCCGGAATGGGTCTATAACGGTGCGATCATCGGCCTGAAAGATGGCGCCCGCTCCTTCGAGCGGCTCGAGGCTATCGTTGCCGCCGGAGCGAAGGTATCCGGCCTCTGGTGCGAGGACTGGATCGGCTTGCGCCACACTACATTCGGGGCGCGTCTATTCTGGGACTGGAAGGCGAACGATGACCGCTATCCTAATCTGCGCGGGCGGATTGCGGAGCTGGAGGAGCGCGACATCCGTTTCCTGGGCTACGTGAACCCCTATCTCGCCGTCGACGGCTCACTGTTCCCGGAAGCAGAGGCTGCGGGCTACTTCGCCAAAGATGAAAACGGAAAGACGGCACTCGTGGATTTCGGCGAGTTCGATTGCGGGGTGGTCGACTTCACCAATTCGGATGCGGCCGCCTGGTTCGCCGAGCGGGTGATCGGGAAGAACATGCTCGATTTCGGGCTCTCCGGATGGATGGCCGATTTCGGAGAGTACCTGCCGATCGACGTGAAGCTATCCAATGGCATCGACGCGAAGCTGATGCACAATGCGTGGCCGACGCTCTGGGCCGAGGTGAATGCGCGTGCGGTCGCCAGCCGTGGCAAGACCGGCGAGGCTCTCTTTTTCATGCGTGCCGGCTTCACGGGCGTTCAGAAGCATTGCCCGCTCTTGTGGGGCGGGGACCAGTCGGTCGACTTCACACGACACGACGGCCTTGTGACGGTGATCTCGGGAGCGCTTTCGTCGGGGCTTCTCGGCAATGCCTATCACCATTCGGATATCGGCGGCTACACGAGCCTCTTCGGCAATGTGCGCACGGCGGAGCTCATCATGCGTTGGGCCGAGATGGGCGCGTTCACGCCGGTCATGCGCACCCACGAAGGCAATCGTCCGCGCGACAACCTGCAGATCGACGAGGACCCTCAGGTCCTCGCACATTTCGCCAGGATGACGAGAGTTTACGTCCATCTCTCGCCTTACCTGAAATCGCTCGTGGCGGAGGCCTCGACGCGAGGCCTGCCGGTACAGCGTCCGCTGTTCCTCCATTTCGAGCAGGATCCCCGAACCTACGCCATCCAGGACGCCTATCTCTACGGTTCCGACCTTCTCGTGGCGCCTGTGTGGCAAGCGGGGAAATCGGAGTGGAGCCTCTATCTTCCGGAAGGGGCGGAATGGGTCCATGTTTGGTCCGACAGGACGTTCAGGGGAGGGCAGGACGTCACGGTACCTGCGCCCTTCGGCGAGCCGCCGGTCTTCCATCGGACCGTGTCGGAGTTCGCGGAGCTTTTTGCAGGATTGCGAACTCTCTGAGCGATAAAGAGCGTATGGCCAGTCCGTATTCGCGTGCTGCCAGACCCATTCCATCAGCCTTGGGCTGCCATTCACTGCGAAGCCTTTGCTCCCAACCCGGCTCCATCAATCAACGCTCGATCGCCATTCTCGAACAGAGGGCGTAGGGTGTCACTTGGACGAGAGCGGCCGTCGCGTTTGCGCGAAGTGTTGGTTTATCCAGCACTGTGCCGTTGAGGCCCAATCGGCAGAAGCGGCGCTAAGTTAGGCTCTCGTCGGCTTCTTCCCGAAACCAGCCTGCACTCTCCCAACGGCACTGGCTGATCCTGCGAACGCCATCCTCGAAAGCTCAAGCTTACTCTCCCCCTCGGTTTGGAAAATGGGTCACTCCCGCGCCAAACCGAGACAGCCCTCGAATCTCTTGTTTCGGCGTTCCAATT is a window of Microvirga lotononidis DNA encoding:
- a CDS encoding glycoside hydrolase family 31 protein, whose amino-acid sequence is MKALTEGRYSGRDGIWAVFELGWNTQMRIGILEHDIGRVILKRDGGHRLDRGWSIAPNGGEPSYEGRARDSVEGFACPEASVTEQDGTVVLAAKGLTAIVTLSPFGIAWHRTGENRPFLQDRRTQAYFVSRKTGALQHVMARDDQERHYGLGDKAGPLDHTGRRFKIDAVDPCGFDAELSDPLYKMIPFLMVDGPTGAHGIFYDNLAVGEMDLGCTIDNYHGPFRSYSAQDGDLDFYVMAGPSVPDVVRRFSWLTGGQAFAPKWSLGFATTSMTIADAPDADARITDYIEKCRHHQIPCDSFHFGSGYTSIGHRRYAFNWNRDKFPDPAGTMRRLKEAGMQPVTNLKPCLLDDHPRLNEAMEQGILVKDGATEQPAVAQFWDGLGFHVDFTNPNGRTWWRNGIQSALLDYGVVTIWNDNNEYEIWDEDAVCNGDGRPFPQVLARAAQPLLMTKLSYEAQAAHTPGKRPYAITRGGAAGLWRYAQTWSGDNETAWKTLRFNLTQGLNMSLSGMFNIGHDVGGFHGPSPNAELFCRFVEFCALWPRMVMNSWKDDGIVNLPWMHESVIPQVRDVIKLRYRLMPYLYTQMWRASRENEPVVRPLFYSFPEDRSALDVQDSFMMGPDILVAPVLEEGAQDRQVYLPEHAGGWFDFHDGRHFEGGQIITVQAPLGRLPVFVRCGAIIPVTRQIDGIKPSTDTQRELIVFGAPQDVTHADLYEDDGDTSDWQGKGRLELRFQLQRSGRDFVMSLDTSGAYRPAFDTVSIHPVGIEGQIRIETPAGSIKVVQGKPAFQD
- the araD gene encoding L-arabinonate dehydratase, yielding MTRRSIGELRSQRWFASDDMRGFAHRQRTQQMGLRREEFLGKPVVAIINTWSDLSPCHSHLRDRAEAVKRGVWQVGGYPVELPALSVGEVMVKPTTMLYRNFLAMEVEELLRSHPIDGAVLLGGCDKSTPGLLMGAISMDIPVIYCPAGPMSNGQWRGQKTGAGTHTKKYWDELRAGNITQDDWVDLESRMTRSIGTCNTMGTASTMTSIVDAMGLTLPGASSIPAADSGHPRMASLCGERIIEMIWEDWKPSRFLDARSFRNGLVTYMALGGSTNAAVHLIAMARRAGVDLTLDDMSDMAGRVPVCANLFPSGAYLMEDFYFAGGLLALLRKLESHLDREAMTVNGRTLGENIAGAECWNDDVIRGEDNPVVPLSRGKTLALLRGNLAPNGAVMKSSAANPKFLKHVGPALVFDSPAEMNKAIDDPDLDITEDTVLVLRNAGPVGAPGMPEWGNLPIPKKLLRQGVRDMVRICDGRMSGTHYGTCILHVAPEAAVGGPLGLLRTGDLVELDVAAGRLDMKVDGDELERRRAEWKPTAHVYGRSFAALYQRHVSQADQGCDFDFLSAPGPVVEPSIF
- a CDS encoding HpcH/HpaI aldolase family protein translates to MIDIENRFKGWLKGEGPRPPLGTWLMAAAPASAEAMGYSGFDFLVVDMEHVPIEVSDLAHILRAIGCTPADAVVRLAWNDQVLVKRVLDAGAQTIMLPFVQTAEEALQAVSFAKYPPEGVRGVAAVHRGSRFGRAVDYLKRANDQVAVIVQLETPEAVDRLPDIAAVPGIDALFVGPGDLAATLGHIGNIAHPEVQALIEKAAKMARAAGKPVGIVGPNPDMVRRFIDYGYSYVAVASDIAMMTSRASEWLGALRDQPAPSDAPTAAY
- a CDS encoding SDR family NAD(P)-dependent oxidoreductase; the encoded protein is MASDYTTVQYHSLQGRSVVITGGASGIGEEMVKAFVSQGARVSFIDIAKEPGGALASATGATFQACDVTDIPALREALARIEGDHGGIDVLVNNAGKDDRHDMAEIEPDYWRQALALNLDHQFFATQAVSKGMAARGSGSIIMLGSISWMRGRPGMVGYTTAKAAINGMTRTLARELGPSNIRVNCIVPGAILTERQRQLWLTPELNQQFLDLQALKFRLDGSHVAKMALFLASDESIGCTGANFIVDAGLTQN
- a CDS encoding alpha-glucosidase; translation: MQILTTDGGFDIVLDGRLILRHRIDAPCLFVGHGDARMDMYRGNFDIEDYVVERTPLAHAVVVGSEIGFSAASGQKTRLSLQVSGDDQNGAIAFRSEDGALNRIWIRIATEQGEHVWGGGEQMSYFDMRGRRFPLWTSEPGVGRDKTMEITFKADVSGKSGGDYWNTNYPQPTYLSSRRYALHVETTAYSAFDFRRGDFHEIEVWAIPERIEFTARPSFVSLVEAMSERFGRQPPLPEWVYNGAIIGLKDGARSFERLEAIVAAGAKVSGLWCEDWIGLRHTTFGARLFWDWKANDDRYPNLRGRIAELEERDIRFLGYVNPYLAVDGSLFPEAEAAGYFAKDENGKTALVDFGEFDCGVVDFTNSDAAAWFAERVIGKNMLDFGLSGWMADFGEYLPIDVKLSNGIDAKLMHNAWPTLWAEVNARAVASRGKTGEALFFMRAGFTGVQKHCPLLWGGDQSVDFTRHDGLVTVISGALSSGLLGNAYHHSDIGGYTSLFGNVRTAELIMRWAEMGAFTPVMRTHEGNRPRDNLQIDEDPQVLAHFARMTRVYVHLSPYLKSLVAEASTRGLPVQRPLFLHFEQDPRTYAIQDAYLYGSDLLVAPVWQAGKSEWSLYLPEGAEWVHVWSDRTFRGGQDVTVPAPFGEPPVFHRTVSEFAELFAGLRTL